TCATAAAGCGCACGCCGCCGTCCGACAGCGAAGCAAACCCGATAAAGATAGTGACCGGCAAGAAAAACTGCGCGATTGTGAGGATGGAGACCATAGCGGCGTCGCACCTCGTCGCGTCTCTTGAAAGCGACAGGCAGTACCACGAGTTTGTCAAGCTGTCGCCGTACGTCAAGGACGACACCGAGATGACGCGCATCTTGTTCCTTGACGCCGACTATGTGCGCCGGCACGAGCGGCATTTCAGGGCGTACTACCAAAAGACCGAGATCGTGTACGGCAGGGCCGTCGTCACGCTGATAGGCGACGAGATGTGGCGCGTGCCCAAGATAGCCTCGACGGCGTCAAGCAACGTCAGCGAGCACGACATCAACATACTCAACCTCGACGCGCAGGAAGAGACGTCAAGGATACTGATAGTGGTGGAGGACAAGGCAAACAGCGTGGCCGACGCGGTAAAGGCGATACACCACACCCGGGTCAAGATGCATGGCAGCAGCGGTGGCACATTGAAATGATAGAGGAAAAGGGCAAGATCTGGCTCAACGGCGCGCTGGTCGACCACGGCGACGCCAAGATACACGTGCTGACGCACGGCCTCCACTACGGCACCGGCGTCTTTGAGGGCATGCGCTGCTACAGGACGGCAGACGGCAATAGCGCGATATTCCGCCTGCAGGACCACATGCAGCGCCTTATAGACAGCGGCAGGATCTATTTCATGGACCTCGGCTTTTCAAGGCAGCAGCTGGAGCAGGCGGCCATTGAAACAGTAAAGGCAAACGGCATGGACGAGTGCTACATCAGGCCAATAGCGTTCTACGGCTATGGCAAGATGGGGGTGAACCCGATGCCAAACAAGGTGTCAGTGGCAATAGCAGTCTGGAAGTGGGACGAGTACATCAAGGGTTCAGGCGAGGAAAAGGGCGCCCGGCTCATGGTGTCGTCGTGGGCGCGCCTTGACCCCCGGACGATGCCGATGCACGCCAAGGCAACGGCAAACTATGCCAACTCCGCCCTTGCCCGCGTCGAGGCAATCAAGGCAGGCTTTGACGAGGCGATAATGCTCAACCCGTCCGGGATGGTGGTTGAGGCAAGCGCCGAGAACATCTTTATCGTGGAGAAGGACGGGTCGCTTGCGACGCCCCCGACGTCGTCGGGCGCGCTTGCCGGCATCACCCGGGAAAGCGTGATCACAATCGCAAGGGAGAACGGCATCCCGTGCGAGGAGCGTAACATCTCCCGGGACGAGCTGTACGTCGCAGACGAGGTGTTCCTGACGGGGACTGCTGCAGAGATAAAGCCGGTGGGCGAGATAGACAACCGCACTATTGGCAGGGACGGCGGCAGGCCCGGCAGGGTGACAAAGCAGTTGAAAGCGCTGTTTGACGCCGTGGTTCACGGCAAGGACGGCAAGTTCAGCAAAAAGTGGCTTGCGCCAGTAAGCTGAAGATCTTTTATCACGACAAAGTGTATCGCAAGGTGCACAGGGAGCGCGCCGGCGACATAGGCGCCGGCCTTTTTTGCGGTCAGCGACCTGGCAATATACATGGCGACAAGCCCGGACGCGAAAATCGCCGCGTGTATCGCGCCGTTGAGCAGTATCGGCTGGTAGTAAAACGCGAGGTACGTCGCGCTTGCCGCCCCCGCGGCGATGCCTGCAAGCACGTGTTTTATCATCACTTTTCTATCCTGCCGCCCAGCCTTGAAATATCCTTCAGTATCTGCCCCGAAATGCGCTCAAGCATCTTTGCCACCTGCTTTTCGTCGGTGCCCTTGCATACGAGGTGCACCCTGATCCTTGGCGTTGTTTTTTTGTAATAGCCCCGTGGGTGCGTCTTTAGGTACACCGCGTCGCGGGGGTTTGCGTCCACGATTTTCACGAGCGCCGGCGCTATCATGCCCTCAGAGACGCCCGTGACGAAATAGTTCGCCTCCTTTGAGACAAAGCTGCCGACGCCTTTTCGTACAAGAGGCAGGACGTGCTCTTTGAAAATAGCCTTCATTTCCACTGGAACGCCGGGAACGCAAAACACCTTCGTGCCGGCATCGTCTATCACAATAGAAGGCGCGCTCCCCACCGGGTTTTCAATCGGCTCCGACCCTTCGGGTATCGTGGCCATCTTCAGCCTGACCTTGTTTATCCTGTAGTGCAAGTGGCGCCTCCTGTAGCTGTTCTTCAGCATCTCTGCCGCAGCCTTGTCAAGGACGACTCTTCTTCCAAGCGCCCGCGCCACCCCTTCAAGCGTCATGTCGTCATAGGTCGCGCCGAGGCCGCCCGTCGTTATCAATATGTCCGGCCTGCGCCCAAGCGACTCTTTGACCGCCGACGAAATGGCGTCCAGCTCGTCCCTGACGACTGTCACCCTGCTGACCGTGCCGCCTGCTTTTGCCACCTGCGCGGCTATCCAGTGCGCGTTCGTGTTGAGCGTGATGCCTGACAAAAGCTCGTTTCCGACGCACAGTATTTCAACGATCATCATGCCTGGAATATCCTGCTCAGCATGATAAGCTCCGGTCCGCTGGTCAGGCTTCCGACTACGACTGCTTTCGTGTTTGCGACGATCCCGGAAGACAGGAACGGGACCCCGCCGTTAATCGTCAATGGCTCGGCCGGCACCTGCAGCGCCTCCGACACCGCCTTTACCTCGTCCTCGGTCGCCTTTGGGTGCACGCCTGCACCGGCGTTCGTGGCGACTATCATCGAGCCGGCCTGCACAAAGCCTCCTACTTCCATGCGGTGCGCCGGCACGCCAAGCACGTCTCGCACCTGCTCGTCCGCCTCGCTTTCAAGCAGCGGGGAAACAATGGCGCCGTTGTCGTTTGCCGCAATCAGGTTCCCGACCGCGGTGAACCTGCTCTTTACTCTTTCAACTTTCAGGCGCGTGCGCTCCCGCAGGAACTGAACCTCGTCTTCCTCCGCTATGGGCGGAAGCAGTATGCCGTTGTTGTTCATGACCGTCATGGGGCCCAGAAGGCGCGTGCCGGCGACCGACGCGTGGACCTCATCCACCTGCAGGTACTCGGAGAGCTTTTCCGTCTTGGTCTCGGCAAAGCCGTGGGGGATCAGCATCACCTTGTCGTTTGCCCTGACGAATATCCCTATGTTGGGGCTCTTGTAGACTGTATAGCGGTAGATCGCCAACTGCAGTGTAACATGCTCGCGATGGGCGCAGGGGATATGAACCTATTGCACCTGCGCAGCAGCTAAAGTCTTATCTGTCGCGCGGTGGATAATGCCATTGAGGCAAGTAAAAGTTGCTGGACCTAGTTGCAACAATGATAGTCGCCGGGGCGGCAAGCGCGCCGCCGTCCAACGCCATGTCGCCGGTAGCAATGGCCTCTGTGGTTGCCGGGTCTGCCGTGTTCCTTGCGCTGATGACGCTCGTGGCGCACGCCAGCTACAAGAGGAAGAAGGAGCACGACTGGCATGTCGCCGAGTGGCACAGGGCCGAGTCGGAGGCCTGGATGCAACGGCGACGAGAACAACAACAGCAGCAAAAAGACCAGAACGACCGGGAAATGCTGCACTAGAGCCGGAAAATATATGTGCGCGCATGGGCGCGTGTGTGTAGAGCCCGTCTCCAGAGCATGTTATGCCGCTGTTACTTTCTCAGCAGCTTGAACGCGTGGTTGCCGCTGTTACTTTCTCAGCAGCTTGAACGCGTGGTTGCCGCTGTTCGTGCGGAAATAGTGGACTATCCACAGCATCGCCAGTGGCTCCAGCAGCCGCGCCCCTTCGATGCCTCCGATGTCGACGGTCTCCCAGCCAAGCGAAAA
The sequence above is drawn from the Nitrososphaera viennensis EN76 genome and encodes:
- a CDS encoding branched-chain amino acid transaminase, with product MEEKGKIWLNGALVDHGDAKIHVLTHGLHYGTGVFEGMRCYRTADGNSAIFRLQDHMQRLIDSGRIYFMDLGFSRQQLEQAAIETVKANGMDECYIRPIAFYGYGKMGVNPMPNKVSVAIAVWKWDEYIKGSGEEKGARLMVSSWARLDPRTMPMHAKATANYANSALARVEAIKAGFDEAIMLNPSGMVVEASAENIFIVEKDGSLATPPTSSGALAGITRESVITIARENGIPCEERNISRDELYVADEVFLTGTAAEIKPVGEIDNRTIGRDGGRPGRVTKQLKALFDAVVHGKDGKFSKKWLAPVS
- a CDS encoding competence/damage-inducible protein A, encoding MMIVEILCVGNELLSGITLNTNAHWIAAQVAKAGGTVSRVTVVRDELDAISSAVKESLGRRPDILITTGGLGATYDDMTLEGVARALGRRVVLDKAAAEMLKNSYRRRHLHYRINKVRLKMATIPEGSEPIENPVGSAPSIVIDDAGTKVFCVPGVPVEMKAIFKEHVLPLVRKGVGSFVSKEANYFVTGVSEGMIAPALVKIVDANPRDAVYLKTHPRGYYKKTTPRIRVHLVCKGTDEKQVAKMLERISGQILKDISRLGGRIEK
- a CDS encoding translation initiation factor IF-6; translated protein: MAIYRYTVYKSPNIGIFVRANDKVMLIPHGFAETKTEKLSEYLQVDEVHASVAGTRLLGPMTVMNNNGILLPPIAEEDEVQFLRERTRLKVERVKSRFTAVGNLIAANDNGAIVSPLLESEADEQVRDVLGVPAHRMEVGGFVQAGSMIVATNAGAGVHPKATEDEVKAVSEALQVPAEPLTINGGVPFLSSGIVANTKAVVVGSLTSGPELIMLSRIFQA